TTCAATCAAATAGATGAATATATACCAGCTCCAGAAAGAGATGTAGATAAAGACTTCTTAATGCCAGTAGAAGACGTATTCTCTATAACAGGAAGAGGAACAGTTGCTACAGGTAGAGTAGAAAGAGGAGTATTAAAGGTTCAAGATGAAGTTGAATTAGTAGGTTTATCTGAAGAGCCAAGAAAAATGGTAGTAACAGGAGTAGAAATGTTCAGAAAATTATTAGATCAAGCACAAGCTGGAGATAATATAGGAGCATTAATAAGAGGGGTACAAAGAAACGAAATCGAAAGAGGACAAGTATTAGCTAAGCCAGGAACAGTTAAAGCACATACAAAATTCATGGCAGAAGTATACGTTCTTAAAAAAGAAGAGGGTGGAAGACATACTCCATTCTTCGATGGATACAGACCACAGTTCTACTTCAGAACAACTGACGTTACAGGAGCTTGTAAATTACCAGATGGAATAGAAATGGTAATGCCAGGAGATAACGTAACTATGCAAGTTGAGTTAATAAACTCAATATGCGTTGAAGAAGGATTAAGATTCGCAATAAGAGAAGGTGGAAGAACAGTAGCATCAGGAGTTGTTGCTTCTATAGTTGAATAGTCTTCAATTATATACGATTAATCAATAGATAAAAAGAGGGGTTTTACTCCTCTTTTTTTAACTTGAAACCTACAAAAACATTGACATGCCTATTATTTTGTGATAACTTATACAAGGTAATGATTCAGGAAGGTAATAACACTTTAACGAAAGTTGAGGCGTTATTTAACAATATATATTATTGTATAAATAAAGTTGGAGGTGTAGCAGATGAGAGTTAAAGTAACTTTAGCATGTACAGAGTGTAAGCAAAGAAACTACAACACTACTAAGAACAAAAAGAACAACCCAGACAGAATAGAATTACAAAAATATTGTAGATTCTGCAAAAAGCATACTACTCATAAAGAAACAAAATAGTTTTTTATAAGAGGATGTGAATATAGAATGTCTGCCCAAGTTAATCAAGGCGTGAAAACTAAAAAAAGATTCGGTTTAGGTTCTTTTGTAAAAGAAACAAAGCAAGAATTAAAAAGAGTTTCGTGGCCGACAAGACAAGAATTACTGAAAAACACAGGTGTAGTTTTAACTGTAGTTATTTCATCTACTATATTAGTGTGGGTTTTAGATAGTGTATTATCTGGTGCACTAGGACTGATACTAAAATAGATAAAAAGGAGAAAATAATATGTCAGAATTACAACAAGCAAGATGGTATGTTGTTCATACCTATTCAGGACATGAAAATAAAGTTAAAGCTACTATAGAAAAAGCTGTAAAGACTAGAAGTATGGAAGATTGCATTACTCAAGTGGTTGTGCCAACTGAGGATGTAGTTGAAACTACTAAGACTGGAAAAGAAAAAACTAGACAACGTAAGATATTCCCAGGTTATGTTTTAGTTAAAATGGTTATTACTGATGAGTCTTGGTATGTCGTAAGAAATACTAAAGGTGTTACTGGATTCGTAGGTCCTGGGTCAAAACCAGTTCCATTAAGTGAAGATGAAGTAATAGCTATGGGCATAGAATTAACTGAACCGAAAATAGCAGCTGGTGATATCGACCTAGAAATAGGAGATACAGTAGAAGTTGCAAATGGTCCATTTGGTGGACAAGTAGGAACAGTTGAGGAAATAAACCTGGAAACTAAAGAAGTAAAAGTGTGTATAGACGCATTTGGTAAGAAAACTCTATTTGTCGTAGAGGCAGATGGCATAGAAAAAATATAATCGTTATATTATTTAATATACAAACGAATACAAGGAGGTCCGCAAATGGCTAAAAAAGTTATAGGTCAAATAAAATTACAAATACCTGCAGGGAAAGCTACACCAGCTCCACCAGTTGGACCAGCATTAGGACAACACGGTGTTAACATAATGGGATTCACAAAAGAATTCAATGCTAAGACTGCAGATCAAGCTGGAATGATAATACCA
Above is a genomic segment from Romboutsia lituseburensis containing:
- the tuf gene encoding elongation factor Tu; the encoded protein is MAKAKFERNKPHVNIGTIGHVDHGKTTLTAAITKTLFDRYQLGEAVDFANIDKAPEERERGITISTAHVEYETPNRHYAHVDCPGHADYVKNMITGAAQMDGAILVCSATDGPMPQTREHILLSRQVGVPYIVVFLNKCDMVDDEELLELVEMEVRDLLNEYEFPGDDTPIVRGSALMALQDSASEWGDKIVDLFNQIDEYIPAPERDVDKDFLMPVEDVFSITGRGTVATGRVERGVLKVQDEVELVGLSEEPRKMVVTGVEMFRKLLDQAQAGDNIGALIRGVQRNEIERGQVLAKPGTVKAHTKFMAEVYVLKKEEGGRHTPFFDGYRPQFYFRTTDVTGACKLPDGIEMVMPGDNVTMQVELINSICVEEGLRFAIREGGRTVASGVVASIVE
- the rpmG gene encoding 50S ribosomal protein L33, which gives rise to MRVKVTLACTECKQRNYNTTKNKKNNPDRIELQKYCRFCKKHTTHKETK
- the secE gene encoding preprotein translocase subunit SecE, whose amino-acid sequence is MSAQVNQGVKTKKRFGLGSFVKETKQELKRVSWPTRQELLKNTGVVLTVVISSTILVWVLDSVLSGALGLILK
- the nusG gene encoding transcription termination/antitermination protein NusG, giving the protein MSELQQARWYVVHTYSGHENKVKATIEKAVKTRSMEDCITQVVVPTEDVVETTKTGKEKTRQRKIFPGYVLVKMVITDESWYVVRNTKGVTGFVGPGSKPVPLSEDEVIAMGIELTEPKIAAGDIDLEIGDTVEVANGPFGGQVGTVEEINLETKEVKVCIDAFGKKTLFVVEADGIEKI